In a single window of the Platichthys flesus chromosome 5, fPlaFle2.1, whole genome shotgun sequence genome:
- the LOC133954074 gene encoding mitoferrin-2-like, which produces MEADGFVSRTSVESPGVDSRVAGAAAGAEIRWLGGRLRDATGGFVGSLSPRMPGEQDFAPVLHRAPPADSPTSAEPDMDYEGLPPGEATSTHMLAGAVAGIMEHCLMYPIDCVKTRMQSLHPEPGARYRNVMDALRQIVRTEGVWRPIRGVNVLAVGAGPAHALYFACYEKIKFSLSGAIHPGANSHFANGVAGCMATVLHDALMNPAEVVKQRMQMFNSPYRSVLDCMGSLLRREGPAAFYRSYTTQLTMNVPFQALHFMTYEYLQELLNPHRQYNPSSHVVSGALAGALAAAVTTPLDVCKTLLNTQEAQAIHVIRAEAATAAGAVGAAAATAPVSRHISGLGEAFRTVYRMGGVPAFFKGVQARIIYQMPSTAISWSVYEFFKYIITKRQHERRLRGDRDGDK; this is translated from the exons ATGGAAGCGGACGGCTTCGTGTCCCGGACGTCCGTGGAATCACCGGGCGTCGACAGCCGCGTCGCGGGCGCCGCAGCCGGGGCAGAGATCCGATGGCTGGGCGGCCGGCTCCGGGACGCCACCGGGGGGTTTGTCGGCTCTCTTTCACCAAGGATGCCCGGGGAACAGGACTTTGCCCCCGTGTTGCATCGAGCCCCGCCGGCGGACAGCCCGACCTCTGCGGAGCCGGACATGGACTATGAAGGGCTTCCTCCGGGGGAAGCCACCAGCACTCACATGCTGGCAGGAGCCGTGGCTGGGATCATGGAGCACTGCCTCATGTACCCCATCGACTGTGTCAAG ACTCGTATGCAGAGCCTGCACCCGGAGCCCGGGGCGCGCTACAGGAACGTGATGGACGCCCTGCGGCAGATCGTCAGGACTGAGGGCGTGTGGCGGCCAATCAGAGGCGTGAACGTGCTGGCGGTCGGCGCAGGCCCCGCCCACGCTCTCTACTTCGCCTGCTATGAGAAGATCAAGTTTTCACTCAGTGGCGCGATCCACCCCGGAGCTAACAGCCACTTTGCTAACG GAGTTGCCGGCTGCATGGCCACGGTGCTGCACGACGCCCTGATGAACCCGGCTGAAG TTGTGAAACAGCGAATGCAGATGTTCAACTCTCCTTACCGCAGTGTGTTGGACTGCATGGGCTCGTTGCTGCGGCGCGAGGGCCCGGCCGCCTTCTACCGCAGCTACACCACCCAGCTGACCATGAACGTGCCCTTCCAGGCGCTCCACTTCATGACCTACGAATACCTCCAGGAGCTGCTCAACCCCCACAGACAATACAACCCCTCCTCCCACGTGGTGTCTGGCGCGCTGGCCGGAGCTCTGGCTGCCGCCGTCACTACTCCCCTGGACGTGTGCAAGACCCTCCTCAACACACAGGAGGCGCAGGCCATCCACGTGATCCGGGCCGAGGCAGCCACGGCAGCCGGAGCGGTCGGAGCTGCCGCCGCCACCGCCCCGGTCAGCCGGCACATCTCTGGTCTGGGCGAGGCCTTTCGGACAGTGTACAGGATGGGAGGCGTGCCGGCGTTCTTCAAGGGCGTCCAGGCCCGGATCATCTACCAGATGCCCTCCACGGCCATCAGCTGGTCAGTGTACGAGTTCTTCAAATACATCATCACCAAGCGGCAGCACGAGAGGCGGCTGCGTGGAGACCGGGACGGAGACAAATAA